From Drosophila willistoni isolate 14030-0811.24 unplaced genomic scaffold, UCI_dwil_1.1 Seg531, whole genome shotgun sequence, a single genomic window includes:
- the LOC124461537 gene encoding uncharacterized protein LOC124461537, whose protein sequence is MNPITSRNIMSFVSVREQAIKDGIRALVNGKLLSLKIDVATRMDKAILGINLQIIHTNVNKSEIVVKTLGMIQLTYSHTGVYIRDKILEILDDYGITLDQIFSVTSDNGRNMVKAIEILNDDTEESLFKDDTESEKFMDKLDDLNLANIHLVRCAAHTLQLCVYDVNKLDEISEKISICRKLCKTLRTETYR, encoded by the exons ATGAACCCAATCACATCGAGGAACATTATGAGCTTCGTGTCCGTAAGAGAACAGGCCATCAAAGACGGCATAAGGGCTTTAGTCAATGGAAAACTGTTGTCGCTAAAAATCGACGTGGCAACTAGAATGGACAAAGCAATTCTAGGTATAAATCTGCAAATTATTCACACAAATGTAAATAAGTCGGAGATTGTTGTCAAGACGTTGGGCATGATCCAGCTCACTTATTCACACACTGGGGTCTACATTAGAGACAAAATTTTAGAAATTCTTGACGATTATGGGATAACTCTGGATCAAATCTTCAG TGTTACCTCTGACAATGGGAGAAACATGGTCAAAGCCATAGAAATTCTTAATGACGACACGGAGGAGTCCCTTTTTAAAGATGACACTGAGAGTGAAAAATTTATGGATAAGCTTGATGACCTGAATTTGGCAAATATTCATCTTGTACGATGTGCTGCGCACACTCTTCAACTATGCGTATATGATGTTAACAAGCTGGATGAGATTAGCGAAAAAATTAGTATCTGCCgcaaattatgcaaaacatTGCGCACTGAAACTTATAGGTAA